One Anolis carolinensis isolate JA03-04 chromosome 4, rAnoCar3.1.pri, whole genome shotgun sequence DNA window includes the following coding sequences:
- the cdkn2c gene encoding cyclin-dependent kinase 4 inhibitor C, which produces MAEPLANELSTAAARGDLERVTSLLGKIGDVNARNGFGRTALQVMKLGNPEIARQLLLRGADPDLRDAAGFSVLHDAARAGFLDTLQTLLEFRADVNAEDGGGNLPLHLAAQEGHLPAVAFLLERTAATRLGHRNHRGDTAYDVARLYKRHAVARLLEGRRGEQGGGGD; this is translated from the exons ATGGCCGAGCCTTTGGCGAATGAGTTGTCCACCGCCGCTGCCCGAGGCGACCTGGAGAGAGTGACTTCTCTGCTGGGGAAGATCGGCGACGTCAATGCCAGGAATGGCTTTGGCAGGACGGCGCTGCAG GTGATGAAGCTGGGCAACCCGGAGATCGCGCGGCAGCTGCTCCTCCGCGGCGCGGACCCGGACCTGCGCGACGCGGCGGGCTTCTCGGTGCTGCACGACGCGGCGCGGGCGGGCTTCCTGGACACGCTGCAGACTTTGCTGGAGTTCCGGGCCGACGTCAACGCGGAGGACGGCGGGGGCAACCTGCCGCTGCACCTGGCCGCCCAGGAGGGGCACCTGCCCGCCGTGGCCTTCCTGCTCGAGCGCACCGCCGCCACCCGCCTCGGGCACCGCAACCACCGCGGAGACACCGCCTACGACGTGGCCCGGCTCTACAAGAGGCACGCCGTGGCCAGGCTCCTGGAGGGGCGCCGCGGGGAGCAGGGCGGAGGAGGGGACTGA